A portion of the Homalodisca vitripennis isolate AUS2020 chromosome 2, UT_GWSS_2.1, whole genome shotgun sequence genome contains these proteins:
- the LOC124353990 gene encoding uncharacterized protein LOC124353990, with product MVIPATLGLLVTCFIIHVAAGECPGEKPTKHLLCYLEEIPARFDPCLCTHIVLQTSLEKLTPQSELVKAAHRLQETNPSLKLILQASESAEVALKRRGGYARAVSGAVSKCGLDGVEVALRWGKQTAGKVQLADFVQTLSKEFDKLEPKERSKRSYKIHENIADDVVTPRWTPQGNSKKIVRKAREVESSENSEKSTVTDDETTEVQRETSSSQEIIEEEEIPENGKQIILHLTSEPQYLAKNFDLKRLSKYVSLYTLASDNLTDSSERGLAYHPSRLMGIEDILNADSLVDLVTGLGAPHDKLVLTLPATALKFTLADKEKNLPQSPVTGEPVKISRAELCTLMAEGEWTVERDEDLTAPYAFHDTNWLAFDDPTSVSIKGKYILLRDLAGAAVRSADAEDWMAKCNSTGPVLLQTLHDTFTHIARKSRAAQLVSLQEQLHEAGQFSYSGDVHLSPYRIVRVVDRAGSIHVVRKEAKTEFECSRQGYFRHPSGCNRFYRCVKFNQYTPDFTVFEYDCPAGLAFDETVEVCVWPGSLADGGACQGSSEIAPVPRSRYVCPQVAGYYADPENCRWFFACLDHQGDGSPLTAYEFRCPFGLVFDEQALVCNWPWLVPGCGGAGVYRARFTVGDFYEGRHRPSYASLSDVHVSGGRIENVAGGVVLDSAIRGIGSGAYLGSGGSYDGSNILGAGAYSGTAGGAYGGVVGGGGVGSGSGAYVAGGAGPAFVSELGAGGLASGTYQSNTVVGSGTGSGHSSGSTDGAYLVGGSGGSGYSAGSGAYSAGAGNAGTVYTSGGNAGVYSAGAGNAGTVYTSGSNAGAYSAGAGNAGTVYTSGGNAGAYSAGAGNAGTVYTSGGNAGVYSAGAGNAGTVYTSGGNAGAYSAGAGNAGTVYTSGGSAGTYSTGTGNAGTVYSDGSNAGTYNAQNGKYSGSYSGAGGYRGGIYNAGSSGSSSTRYGGAGFYGSYGNGAYISGGDYAGAYIEDNSGAYIHDNSGDYIHDNSGDYRGDLSGLYTGKESYGGQYTGNYVGGGAYIHGIYDNGAYSGSSSSGGKYKGNYVGGGEYSGTYDTGAYRGSGSTGGQYKGEYDAGSYSGKYDTGSYSGKYDTGAYSGKYDGGSYSGQYDGGAYSGKYDGGAYTGESDSGAYHGESYYSGGASYQGGYGAKVKTVPTTVVTDGGYGTHEINNLNIVEHKPAVGLVGLDAVRVSGGDSLSGGYVSSYVTPAPLPAVSVTPAAPVVSSYSTVTPAPISVSTYTASTRQPTTPRPVTYYPLPSSPVTPVPSKPLISYSTVKPPVFVETYKQPSYVKTVTPAPAVYTPTVGVIKTPVVPVSPVTYTYKQPVVKSEFISTGYQYSTPTPFSGVSYERPSFVKTVTPPPATYVQPVEVKYSYPKPAVFKTPIVPLNPIQYSTPAPIEYPVAPLKPVSYATPAPIPQIKTSYTPAVFKTPVVPLNPVQYSTPAPVLFEHSTPSVNTISYSSSYSTPAPPVYQTPAPIRPLRPITYTTPAPPVSFEYSTPAPPVVKPILPLVAKTPVVPLNPVQYSTPAPPVVDFSYSVAAPIRPIKPVVFKTPVVPLHPVQYSTPAPYVPVRPLKPITYKAPSPVVNYEYLPPAPVQPLKPLRPITYTTPAPVLSYEYSAPLKPVVPAVLKTPVVPLNPIQYSTPAPVPVKPYTYTTPAPAFNYEYNRPASIQPLKPVTYTAPAKPVSIPLAPLEPLKPLRPITYSTPAPAVSYEYLPPAPVQPLKPLRPITYTTPAPDVNYEYLSPAPVKPLKPLRPLTYTTPAPEVNYEYLPPAPVKPLKPLRPITYTTPAPVVSYEYSTPIKPVVPAVFKTPVVPLNPIQYTTSSPVSFEYSTPAPVRVKPLRPVTYTTAAPSIQYLPPVVQPVQPLKPVTLSTPAPFSYDFKYQSVKPVPTVFKTPVVPLNPVQYTPAPPVVQYSTPAPIHSISYVKPLKPVTYSTPAPPVSYEYSTPAPSPVPVTFEYKTPSYVKPIPTVLKTPVVPLNPVQYSTPAPIINQYSFGVAYQRPEIQYEPEGFVKQSGFVKSQVVQEGYNYRKPSVKFVEGPKLVTTPAPTVTYSTTPEPVTPIYKQVYNFVKAPMVSAYEKVLNAISYSSTPTPLPAQPVTQSPVSFAPVTVGPSYSRPALVKTPSIPVTPVAVVPEYQKVLNVVKATTTPAPLYVNHYANSYEQELLPVSTPRPVIFKQTPVLTETYNKDYSYEENVDDLYDSLKSDFGTRLTGEYEQKYVYNQENEQVPQVKLVTPAVPVTIVKEPVKVRRPIKTHVQQPVVAVGYDAGSYEGGSVYSTTPAPVFVSSSEGAFGEQFHKETAFTGYTGHAGDSVSFEEVVQPIPVVTSTTQAPTVKVTTARVSLPVVPVRPEGGYYLRRQKVRVRPVSTTTFAPTYSYSTTPVPAVTFSTTGHPDDEVDVEEEEEDVKLLQEYNGQYGGVVSKGGYSVSSTVASIQDGEAIVGVLKKGRVTYDGRRTKSKVIVVSKLSDFNPLLVGKLGAECSCDSKSNTVTVRNRQRGSSTLFTPSRDSTIPDQQLVDTYLTSTSTFAPVVVGGSSSYESSYESSSYDSPVVEIRPLRKKVRVYSTTTSVPEYPENFVVSEEPTFLPAGADRVKADSVQCNRAGLFRHPNKCNKFYSCNWDQWKKKFTLHEFKCPIHLAYDTNLGACNWPSKGPACAEDNLLV from the exons AGCTCGTGAAGGCTGCTCACCGTTTACAAGAAACCAACCCTTCGCTGAAGCTGATCCTCCAAGCCTCAGAGTCGGCTGAAGTAGCCCTCAAGAGACGAGGAGGCTACGCTCGAGCCGTCTCTGGAGCTGTGAGCAAGTGCGGACTGGACGGTGTGGAAGTGGCACTGCGCTGGGGAAAACAGACCGCCGGGAAGGTCCAGCTGGCAGACTTCGTTCAG ACCTTATCCAAAGAATTCGATAAGCTCGAGCCCAAAGAGAGATCTAAGAGATCGTACAAGATACACGAGAACATCGCCGACGACGTTGTGACTCCGAGATGGACTCCCCAGGGCAACAG CAAAAAAATCGTAAGGAAGGCCAGGGAAGTGGAATCCTCCGAAAATTCGGAAAAGTCAACAGTGACAGACGACGAGACAACCGAGGTCCAGCGAGAGACGTCTTCCAGTCAGGAGATCATCGAAGAGGAAGAAATTCCTGAGAATGGAAAACAAATCATCCTACACCTCACATCTGAACCACAATATCTGGCTAAAAACTTTGACCTCAAACGACTTTCCAA GTACGTGTCGTTGTACACTCTGGCCAGTGACAATCTGACAGATTCCTCGGAGCGCGGACTTGCCTACCATCCCAGCAGACTCATGGGCATAGAAGACATCCTCAATGCG GATTCTCTCGTGGACCTGGTAACTGGACTTGGCGCTCCTCATGACAAATTGGTGCTGACATTGCCTGCCACTGCACTCAAGTTTACGCTCGCTGACAAGGAGAAAAATCTACCGCAGTCCCCTGTTACTGGAGAGCCTGTCAAGATCTCCAGGGCTGAG CTTTGTACACTGATGGCGGAAGGAGAGTGGACTGTGGAAAGGGATGAAGATTTAACTGCCCCTTATGCTTTCCACGATACCAACTGGCTAGCTTTCGACGACCCTACCTCGGTGTCCATTAAG GGCAAGTACATCCTGCTGAGGGACTTGGCTGGTGCAGCGGTGCGTTCTGCTGACGCCGAAGACTGGATGGCCAAATGTAACTCTACTGGACCCGTCCTACTGCAGACTCTCCACGACACTTTCACTCACATTGCTCGGAAGTCGAGGGCCGCCCAGCTGGTCAGTCTTCAGGAACAACTGCATGAGGCCGGGCAGTTCTCTTACTCTG GCGATGTCCATCTGTCCCCTTACCGAATTGTACGAGTGGTGGACCGTGCCGGCTCCATCCATGTGGTCAGAAAAGAGGCCAAGACAGAGTTCGAGTGCTCCAGGCAGGGATATTTCAGGCATCCCAGTGGCTGTAACAG ATTCTACCGTTGCGTCAAGTTCAACCAGTATACCCCCGACTTCACCGTGTTTGAGTACGACTGTCCCGCTGGTCTCGCCTTTGACGAGACTGTGGAAGTATGTGTCTGGCCTGGATCTCTCGCCGATGGAGGTGCCTGTCAGG GCTCCAGTGAGATAGCTCCAGTTCCGCGAAGCCGCTACGTCTGCCCTCAAGTCGCCGGGTACTACGCCGACCCCGAGAACTGCCGCTGGTTCTTCGCCTGTCTGGACCACCAGGGAGACGGTTCTCCCCTCACCGCCTACGAGTTCCGCTGTCCTTTCGGTCTCGTGTTTGACGAGCAAGCGCTGGTGTGCAACTGGCCGTGGCTGGTCCCCGGATGTGGTGGTGCTGGAGTCTACAGGGCGAG GTTCACTGTCGGAGACTTCTATGAGGGTAGGCACAGACCGAGCTACGCATCTCTGTCTGACGTACATGTATCTGGAGGTCGTATCGAGAACGTCGCAGGAGGAGTTGTCTTAG ACTCTGCAATTCGCGGTATAGGATCTGGAGCTTACCTTGGATCCGGAGGATCATACGATGGAAGTAACATACTCGGTGCAGGAGCGTACTCAGGCACAGCTGGAGGAGCCTACGGTGGCGTGGTTGGAGGTGGAGGCGTTGGATCTGGAAGTGGTGCCTATGTAGCTGGAGGTGCAGGACCTGCTTTCGTTTCTGAGTTGGGAGCTGGAGGTCTTGCGAGTGGAACATATCAGTCCAACACTGTCGTTGGATCCGGCACTGGTTCTGGACATTCTTCGGGATCAACTGATGGAGCTTATTTAGTTGGAGGGTCCGGAGGATCTGGTTATTCTGCTGGAAGTGGCGCTTATAGTGCCGGTGCTGGAAATGCCGGAACAGTTTATACTTCTGGAGGTAACGCTGGAGTATACAGTGCCGGAGCTGGAAATGCTGGAACCGTTTATACTTCTGGTAGTAACGCTGGAGCATACAGTGCCGGAGCTGGAAATGCTGGAACCGTTTATACTTCTGGAGGTAACGCTGGAGCATACAGTGCCGGAGCTGGAAATGCTGGAACCGTTTATACTTCTGGAGGTAACGCTGGAGTATACAGTGCCGGAGCTGGAAATGCTGGAACCGTTTATACTTCTGGAGGTAACGCTGGAGCATACAGTGCCGGAGCTGGAAATGCTGGAACCGTTTATACATCTGGAGGTAGCGCTGGAACGTACAGTACCGGTACTGGAAATGCTGGAACAGTTTATTCTGATGGAAGTAACGCTGGAACGTACAACGCACAGAATGGAAAGTACTCAGGAAGTTATTCAGGAGCTGGAGGCTACAGAGGAGGTATATACAATGCCGGAAGTTCAGGATCATCTAGTACTAGATATGGCGGAGCTGGATTCTACGGGTCTTATGGAAACGGTGCGTATATCAGCGGAGGAGATTATGCAGGTGCTTACATAGAGGACAACTCGGGTGCCTACATTCATGACAACTCTGGTGATTACATTCACGACAACTCAGGTGATTATCGTGGTGACCTTTCGGGTCTCTACACTGGAAAGGAGTCATACGGAGGACAGTACACAGGAAACTATGTTGGAGGTGGTGCATACATTCATGGAATTTACGACAATGGAGCGTACTCAGGATCATCATCATCAGGAGGGAAATATAAAGGAAATTATGTGGGAGGTGGAGAATATTCTGGAACATATGACACCGGAGCGTATCGTGGTAGTGGGTCAACAGGAGGGCAATATAAGGGAGAATACGATGCTGGTTCATACTCCGGTAAGTATGATACAGGGTCATATTCAGGTAAATATGACACTGGAGCTTACTCAGGTAAATATGACGGAGGGTCATATTCAGGACAATATGATGGTGGTGCGTATTCTGGGAAGTACGATGGGGGAGCTTATACAGGTGAATCAGATTCTGGAGCATATCATGGCGAAAGTTATTATTCTGGAGGTGCTAGCTATCAAGGAGGATACGGTGCGAAGGTAAAGACAGTTCCAACAACTGTAGTTACTGATGGTGGATATGGAACCCATGagataaataatttgaacattGTTGAACACAAACCTGCTGTGGGATTAGTTGGTCTTGATGCCGTCAGGGTTTCTGGAGGAGATTCTCTCTCTGGAGGTTATGTGAGCAGTTACGTCACTCCAGCCCCCCTTCCAGCTGTATCTGTGACTCCTGCTGCCCCAGTAGTCTCAAGCTACTCCACTGTTACCCCTGCTCCCATATCTGTATCAACTTACACAGCGTCAACTCGTCAACCAACAACTCCAAGACCAGTGACTTACTATCCTCTACCGTCAAGTCCAGTGACACCAGTTCCTTCAAAGCCTCTGATCTCATATTCAACTGTGAAACCTCCAGTCTTTGTAGAAACCTACAAGCAACCCTCGTATGTAAAGACTGTCACTCCTGCACCTGCCGTATACACTCCAACTGTCGGCGTCATCAAGACCCCCGTAGTCCCTGTGAGTCCCGTCACTTACACTTATAAACAGCCGGTTGTGAAGAGCGAATTCATCTCTACTGGCTACCAATACAGCACCCCAACACCCTTTAGCGGCGTCTCCTACGAGCGGCCTTCTTTTGTGAAGACGGTTACACCACCACCAGCAACTTATGTCCAACCCGTCGAAGTCAAATATTCTTATCCTAAACCGGCAGTCTTCAAAACTCCAATTGTTCCTCTAAACCCTATCCAGTACTCCACACCTGCTCCCATTGAGTACCCTGTTGCTCCACTTAAACCCGTTTCGTACGCTACACCCGCACCTATTCCTCAAATCAAGACTTCATATACTCCAGCAGTCTTTAAGACTCCAGTAGTGCCTTTAAATCCTGTCCAGTACTCAACTCCAGCACCAGTTCTGTTTGAACACTCCACACCTTCAGTGAACACCATATCTTATTCCTCTTCATATTCAACGCCAGCGCCTCCTGTGTACCAAACCCCAGCTCCTATTAGACCTTTAAGGCCAATAACTTACACTACTCCCGCCCCTCCGGTCAGTTTTGAGTATTCCACTCCAGCTCCTCCAGTTGTCAAGCCAATACTGCCATTGGTCGCTAAGACACCAGTTGTTCCTCTAAACCCAGTTCAGTACTCTACACCGGCTCCTCCTGTAGTAGACTTTAGCTACTCGGTGGCTGCTCCCATTCGACCAATTAAACCTGTAGTCTTCAAGACTCCAGTTGTTCCTTTGCATCCGGTCCAGTACAGTACCCCAGCTCCTTATGTCCCAGTGAGGCCTCTAAAACCCATTACCTACAAAGCCCCTTCTCCAGTGGTCAATTATGAATACCTACCTCCAGCTCCTGTTCAACCCTTGAAACCTTTGAGGCCCATTACTTACACAACTCCAGCACCAGTTCTGAGCTACGAATACTCAGCTCCCCTTAAGCCTGTAGTTCCAGCTGTCTTAAAGACCCCAGTGGTTCCTCTTAACCCTATCCAGTACTCAACTCCTGCACCAGTCCCAGTGAAGCCCTACACCTACACTACACCTGCCCCTGCATTCAACTACGAGTATAATCGACCAGCATCAATTCAACCTTTGAAGCCTGTTACTTATACTGCTCCTGCAAAACCAGTCAGCATTCCTCTAGCTCCACTTGAGCCCCTGAAACCCCTTAGACCTATAACATACTCGACGCCTGCACCAGCTGTTAGCTACGAATATCTCCCTCCTGCACCTGTACAGCCACTGAAACCACTTCGACCTATTACATACACGACGCCTGCACCTGATGTGAACTACGAGTATCTCTCTCCTGCACCTGTAAAACCACTGAAACCACTTCGACCTCTCACATACACGACGCCTGCACCAGAAGTTAACTACGAGTATCTCCCTCCTGCACCTGTAAAACCACTGAAACCACTTCGACCTATCACTTACACAACACCCGCTCCGGTGGTTAGCTACGAGTACTCTACTCCAATCAAACCTGTAGTTCCAGCGGTTTTCAAAACTCCAGTGGTGCCTCTCAACCCCATACAGTACACTACGTCATCGCCAGTTAGTTTTGAATACTCTACTCCTGCGCCCGTACGTGTTAAACCATTGAGGCCTGTTACGTATACCACAGCTGCGCCCTCTATTCAGTACCTTCCACCAGTAGTTCAGCCTGTACAACCATTGAAGCCTGTGACGCTGTCAACTCCAGCGCCGTTCTCATATGACTTCAAATATCAATCAGTGAAGCCAGTTCCAACAGTATTCAAAACTCCAGTTGTACCTCTTAATCCAGTACAGTATACGCCTGCACCTCCTGTTGTTCAATATTCCACACCTGCACCTATCCATAGTATAAGCTACGTGAAGCCATTGAAACCAGTGACTTACAGCACTCCAGCTCCTCCTGTAAGTTATGAATACTCAACCCCTGCACCTTCGCCAGTTCCGGTCACATTCGAATACAAGACCCCTTCTTACGTAAAACCAATCCCGACAGTGTTGAAAACTCCGGTGGTTCCATTGAACCCCGTCCAGTATTCAACACCTGCCCCTATTATCAACCAGTATAGTTTCGGGGTGGCCTATCAGAGACCGGAAATCCAATACGAACCTGAAGGCTTTGTGAAGCAATCTGGATTTGTCAAGAGTCAGGTCGTCCAAGAAGGCTACAACTATCGTAAGCCCTCTGTAAAATTTGTTGAGGGTCCAAAACTCGTAACGACGCCGGCACCAACTGTAACTTACTCGACTACTCCGGAGCCAGTAACTCCTATTTACAAACAAGTTTACAACTTCGTTAAGGCTCCAATGGTGTCAGCATATGAGAAGGTCCTGAATGCCATCAGCTACAGCAGTACCCCTACACCTCTTCCAGCACAACCAGTAACACAATCCCCCGTATCCTTTGCTCCAGTCACGGTTGGGCCATCATACAGCCGGCCAGCTCTAGTGAAGACGCCGTCGATTCCTGTCACACCCGTTGCCGTAGTCCCCGAATACCAGAAAGTCTTGAATGTTGTAAAGGCCACTACAACACCAGCCCCTCTCTATGTCAATCACTATGCCAACTCTTACGAACAAGAATTGCTTCCTGTTTCCACACCCAGGCCAGTCATATTTAAACAAACACCTGTCCTTACTGAGACCTATAACAAAGACTATTCATATGAAGAGAACGTTGATGACTTGTATGACTCCTTGAAGAGTGATTTTGGCACCAGACTTACTGGAGAATATGAGCAAAAGTATGTATACAATCAGGAAAATGAACAGGTCCCTCAAGTTAAATTAGTCACTCCTGCAGTTCCCGTAACAATTGTAAAAGAGCCCGTAAAGGTTAGAAGGCCAATAAAGACACACGTTCAACAACCTGTTGTTGCTGTTGGATACGACGCTGGCAGTTACGAAGGAGGTTCTGTCTATTCGACCACCCCAGCTCCCGTTTTTGTCAGTTCATCAGAAGGTGCTTTTGGTGAACAATTTCACAAGGAGACCGCATTCACTGGGTACACAGGACATGCTGGAGATTCGGTCAGTTTCGAAGAGGTTGTTCAGCCTATCCCAGTTGTAACGTCAACGACTCAAGCACCCACTGTAAAGGTAACAACAGCTCGTGTAAGTCTACCTGTCGTTCCAGTTCGTCCGGAAGGAGGTTACTACCTACGAAGACAGAAGGTCCGAGTACGCCCAGTCTCTACGACCACTTTCGCTCCTACCTACTCATACTCTACAACCCCTGTTCCGGCAGTCACGTTTTCTACCACAGGTCACCCAGATGACGAAGTGGATGTCGAAGAGGAAGAAGAGGACGTGAAGCTACTCCAAGAGTACAATGGACAGTATGGAGGCGTTGTAAGTAAGGGAGGCTACTCGGTATCCAGTACTGTTGCCAGCATCCAAGACGGGGAAGCCATTGTCGGAGTTTTAAAGAAAGGAAGGGTCACCTACGATGGAAGAAGGACAAAGTCTAAAGTCATCGTTGTCTCTAAACTGAGCGACTTCAATCCTCTCCTTGTTGGAAAGCTGGGGGCTGAATGTAGCTGTGACAGCAAATCGAACACCGTCACAGTCAGAAACAGGCAGAGAGGATCTAGCACTCTCTTTACACCATCCAGGGATTCTACAATTCCTGATCAGCAATTGGTAGACACTTACCTTACCAGCACCAGCACCTTTGCTCCGGTTGTCGTTGGCGGATCTTCTTCTTATGAGTCTTCATACGAATCTTCATCTTACGACTCTCCCGTTGTTGAGATTAGGCCTTTGAGGAAAAAGGTGAGGGTCTACTCCACCACTACCTCTGTTCCTGAGTATCCAGAGAACTTTGTTGTTTCTGAAGAACCCACCTTCCTCCCAGCAGGTGCTGACAGGGTCAAGGCGGACTCTGTTCAGTGTAATCGAGCCGGTCTTTTCCGACACCCCAACAAGTGTAACAAGTTCTACTCCTGCAACTGGGATCAGTGGAAGAAGAAGTTCACCCTCCATGAATTCAAATGCCCCATTCATCTCGCCTACGATACCAATCTGGGCGCCTGTAACTGGCCATCAAAGGGCC